One window of the Bos mutus isolate GX-2022 chromosome X, NWIPB_WYAK_1.1, whole genome shotgun sequence genome contains the following:
- the H2AL3 gene encoding histone H2A-like 3 produces MSPGRHLWNCRRSRRRSLSRSTRAELQFPVSRVDRLLREGQFANRLSSATPVFLTGILEYLIANILDLAGKEACTNHRVRISPEHVQTALVNNENLRCLFQPGAFSQPAASPPAPEN; encoded by the coding sequence ATGTCTCCGGGAAGACACCTCTGGAACTGCCGTCGCAGTAGGAGACGCTCCCTCTCCCGTTCCACCAGGGCCGAGCTGCAGTTCCCTGTGAGCCGCGTGGACCGCCTCCTGCGAGAAGGTCAGTTCGCCAACCGCCTGAGCTCAGCGACGCCCGTGTTCCTGACTGGCATCCTTGAGTACCTGATAGCCAACATCTTGGACCTGGCGGGGAAGGAGGCCTGCACCAACCACAGGGTGCGCATCAGCCCGGAGCACGTGCAGACGGCGCTGGTCAACAATGAGAATCTCCGCTGCCTTTTCCAGCCTGGTGCCTTCTCTCAGCCCGCAGCTTCACCACCCGCTCCTGAGAATTAG